The genome window AGGTCCGATTTGAAATAAGAGACGAGAAAGCGCGGCGAGACATTCGCTCTCGGCCGGACAATTATCAAAGATGAGGCTATGGCACCTGCACCGGAGTCTCCGTCTACCACGCCAAATTTACCGAGTGATCCACGCAAGCAGAAAAGAATATCTCCAGGAAAGAACTTTCCGCCTCCCAAGGAATCGTATTTTTCTTTGGTTATAAAGTCGAGTGACCGTTTGTCTATTTTCCCATCGCGAACGTGACCGGCATTTATGAAAGCATAACCGCCTTCCGTGAAATCCGCCTTCGAGGGGTAATTGCCCCCTCTATCACCATTCTCAAATCCGCACACATCTCGCAAAGTTGCGATCGTCCAAGCCCCTTTGAAGCCAGGGAGGCGGGTTTTGCCGGTGAGGAGCTGCTGCATCGCGGCCTGTTTGATATCGCGCTTCTTGGCGATGAGCCGGTCCAGTCTCGCGATCCACTCATCCGCATCGGAAAGCGCCGCCGCAATCGCCCGCTGCTCCTCCATCGACGGCAGCGGTACCGTCAGAAAGCGGATATCGTCTACTTTGGCATGTCCTACAGTAGAGCCACCTACTTTTTCTAGAAGATTTTTGCGGACTTGCTCCGAAAGCAAAGCGTAAAGCAAGAACGAACTTGTGACATTCACGGTATCCGGCCGATACATCATCATCCTTTGGCCCAGGCAGACTTTTAGATCTGACGGAGCCATGCAAACTTCCCCGAGCGGAGCCTCGCGAGTTATGAAAATGTCGCCTGTTCGAGGAGTTGCTCTTTCAGTCCATTTTATAAATGAAGACAGATCTGTATAGCGCAGATCTTCGCGGACAAACTGGCCATCGCGCACGTTAGGTGTTCTTACGACGGCAAAAGATTCATCATTGCAGAGTGGCGGTGTCCTATTCTTACAATCTACAACTAATTCACAAATATTCGCCGCAGTGGTCACCTGCCATTCATTAGGAATGATGCCCACCTCGGTTTGTTTGTAACCTGGCTTGACAGTCATGCCGCTGCCCCTTGCGTAAAGATGTTAGCGGTCGCCCCGACGGCAGCGCTCGAAGACCTCTCCATGAAAACCGCCGTGAATGTCAGTCGGGATGCGCACAAGAAACGAGCCTTCTCGGTGAATGAGCTTCGCGAAAGGCACCAGGAACCGCCGTTTCCTGGCCATGTGCGTCCCTCCGTGGGTAGAGCGATCTCCGTTTTCCTGGTCTTAGCGCTCATGCACAAACAAAACCGTTTTCCTGTGCATCTCGCCGCCCATACGCACCGAAAAGGCCGTTTTCTTGTGCATGTTGCTGTCATGTCGCGCTCTGGCTGCGCTCGCCAACGCTGAGGAACAGGTTGAATAGATCGTCATTCAAAAAGTAGTTTTCCTTGCCGATTTTATGTTTTGTCACAAGACCAATTCCGGCCAGCGCTTCCAGATAGCGCGTGGCGGTGTTGCGATGCACGCCAAGGTCGGCCATCACAAACTCGATCTTCGTGTAAGGGTGGCGGAACAGATTGTTCAGCAAGTCCTGGCTGTAGATACGGGGGAGTTCGCCGCGCATCCGGTTCTTATGACGCAGCATCAGGTCGCGCACGCCGAAGACGAGGGCCGTGGTTTGCCGGGAGGTCTGCTCGACGCCGGCGAGCACGAACAGCACCCATTCCTCCCACGCGTCGCGGTCGCGCACGGCTTGCAGCAGCCGGTAATATTCCGGCTTGTTCTGATTGATGTAG of Rhodomicrobium vannielii ATCC 17100 contains these proteins:
- a CDS encoding restriction endonuclease subunit S codes for the protein MTVKPGYKQTEVGIIPNEWQVTTAANICELVVDCKNRTPPLCNDESFAVVRTPNVRDGQFVREDLRYTDLSSFIKWTERATPRTGDIFITREAPLGEVCMAPSDLKVCLGQRMMMYRPDTVNVTSSFLLYALLSEQVRKNLLEKVGGSTVGHAKVDDIRFLTVPLPSMEEQRAIAAALSDADEWIARLDRLIAKKRDIKQAAMQQLLTGKTRLPGFKGAWTIATLRDVCGFENGDRGGNYPSKADFTEGGYAFINAGHVRDGKIDKRSLDFITKEKYDSLGGGKFFPGDILFCLRGSLGKFGVVDGDSGAGAIASSLIIVRPRANVSPRFLVSYFKSDLCKKMIEKWAGGAAQPNLGGQDLARFQIYLPPTFEEQDAIGSAISDTDAEIDQLEAKRDKARSIKQGMMQELLTGRVRLI